Proteins from one Aspergillus nidulans FGSC A4 chromosome VIII genomic window:
- a CDS encoding uncharacterized protein (transcript_id=CADANIAT00002591), giving the protein MSVSRSCFRPFLPAEIDGGHLPVDPSVFTHIERGLHQNPQGFAIQSTHQQPCHFSALVQTGSGTENGGAPNYDAVEREPGTCLAWTYTQLHHAALRIAAGLLARNAQPSTRMLLLIPNGAEFCLLLWTAVVLRVTIVCLDEELLNVEQHDELRRMLKTINPRVIVVQDVKGADVIDVALRNLPLDPDILKITLSELAGSQPDSAWRSLLSLSLTPALSASETESLLSSARWDSSNAARTYSILYTSGTSGVPKGCPLHISGMSYVLQSQSWLVNAENCTRALQQAHPCRGIAIAQTLQTWREGGTVVMTGNGFNAGDLVHAVKRHAVSFVVLTPAMVHPVADELKGRNGAADSVRTVQIGGDAVTRGALEICTRLFPKARVVVNHGMTEGGGAFVWPFNRPRDIPFYGEMSPVGSVARGAAVRIRGANATVARGELGELHVSCPSIIPGYLGGVSAQSFHDEDGRRWFKTGDVGLMDKQGVVFILGRMKDMINGKTCVVNAGGPFAVLARYTGKKEAQIRRHVVRALGKSNALNGVIYLHQLGLERFPVNGTHKIARGDVEGAMLAYLQTEPTSR; this is encoded by the exons ATGTCGGTTTCACGCTCGTGCTTCAGGCCTTTCCTCCCAGCAGAAATCGATGGTGGGCACCTACCCGTTGACCCTTCGGTCTTTACACACATTGAGCGTGGCCTCCATCAGAATCCACAGGGTTTTGCTATTCAGAGTACCCATCAACAACCGTGTCATTTCTCTGCGCTTGTTCAGACAGGAAGTGGGACTGAAAATGGCGGTGCGCCAAACTATGATGCGGTCGAGAGAGAACCGGGGACATGCCTCGCCTGGACATATACACAACTCCACCACGCTGCGTTACGGATTGCGGCGGGGCTGCTGGCGAGAAATGCCCAGCCAAGCACGAGAatgctcttgctcatccCCAACGGCGCCGAGTtctgtcttctgctttggACTGCGGTTGTTCTCCGCGTGACGATTGTCTGTCTCGATGAGGAACTGCTTAACGTTGAGCAGCATGATGAGTTACGCAGAATGCTAAAGACTATCAATCCAAGGGTTATTGTTGTGCAAGACGTAAAAGGCGCGGATGTGATCGATGTCGCGTTGCGGAATCTACCGCTTGACCCGGATATCCTCAAGATCACTCTATCCGAGCTTGCGGGAAGTCAACCAGACTCAGCCTGGAGATCCCTTCTGTCCCTATCTCTGACAccagctctttcagcttctgaAACCGAGTCTCTTCTATCTTCTGCTCGCTGGGACTCTTCCAACGCAGCCCGTACATACTCCATCCTCTATACGTCAGGAACATCCGGGGTCCCTAAAGGGTGCCCGTTGCATATTTCGGGAATGAGCTACGTTCTCCAATCCCAGTCGTGGCTGGTCAACGCAGAGAACTGCACGCGGGCACTGCAACAAGCGCATCCGTGTCGGGGCATTGCCATTGCACAGACACTCCAGACATGGAGGGAAGGTGGGACAGTAGTCATGACGGGGAATGGCTTCAATGCGGGCGATTTGGTGCATGCGGTAAAAAGGCACGCGGTTAGTTTCGTGGTGCTCACGCCGGCGATGGTTCATCCAGTTGCAGACGAGTTGAAGGGTAGAAATGGCGCAGCTGATTCTGTCAGGACAGTTCAAATCGGTGGCGATGCGGTGACAAGAGGCGCACTTGAGATATGTACGCGATTGTTTCCGAAAGCGAGAGTTGTCGTGAATCACGGGATGACGGAGGGTGGAGGGGCGTTTGTTTGGCCTTTCAACAGGCCCAGAGATATTCCGTTCTATGGTGAGATGAGTCCTGTTGGATCCGTTGCACGAGGCGCTGCTGTCAGGATCCGTGGCGCAAACGCGACAGTGGCAAGAGGAGAGCTGGGCGAGCTCCATGTCTCCTGCCCAAGTATTATCCCGGGGTATCTGGGTGGAGTTTCAGCCCAGTCGTTTCACGACGAGGATGGGCGAAGATGGTTCAAAACAGGTGATGTGGGCTTGATGGACAAGCAGGGCGTTGTTTTTATCCTTGGCCGGATGAAGGATATGATTAATGGGAAA ACATGTGTGGTAAATGCTGGCGGCCCCTTTGCTGTCCTGGCACGATATACCGGCAAGAAAGAAGCCCAGATCAGAAGACATGTTGTGCGGGCACTTGGGAAGAGCAATGCGTTGAACGGAGTAATTTATCTGCACCAGTTGGGACTGGAAAGGTTTCCGGTTAATGGGACGCATAAGATTGCTCGTGGGGATGTGGAGGGGGCTATGCTGGCCTATTTGCAGACTGAGCCTACCAGTAGATAG
- a CDS encoding uncharacterized protein (transcript_id=CADANIAT00002590): MSFGTLYTHNPTPRSTTLIALAKLHNLDVKIIHAEKKNKEAFEELCRYNPLGQVPTFVGADGFVLSECIPLTLYCNDERSSLRILQWMSFANSDLFPAVGGVFLPRIGQRQIIQQDDGDSLRAMLQRCKYLDEHLKRSRYLVGESITIADFFAASLLMGAFAAFRRSMQERFGALCSWYDGVLEIGWFKKVAGGVPDLGLELEIPEDIKW, translated from the exons ATGTCATTCGGAACACTCTACACCCATAAC CCAACGCCTCGCTCGACGACCCTCATCGCTCTAGCAAAGCTCCACAACCTCGACGTCAAAATCATACACgcagaaaagaagaataaAGAGGCATTTGAGGAGCTTTGCAGATATAATCCACTCGGGCAAGTCCCTACTTTTGTAGGCGCAGACGGGTTCGTGCTGAGTGAATGTATTCCATTGACTCTTTACT GCAATGACGAACGCTCCTCGCTCAGGATCCTCCAATGGATGTCTTTTGCAAACTCCGACCTCTTTCCAGCAGTCGGCGGCGTCTTCCTCCCACGCATTGGGCAACGGCAAATAATCCAGCAAGATGACGGGGACTCACTGCGTGCGATGCTGCAGCGGTGCAAGTACCTAGATGAGCATCTGAAGCGCAGCAGATATCTTGTGGGGGAAAGTATAACGATTGCGGATTTTTTCGCCGCGAGTCTGCTCATGGGAGCGTTTGCGGCGTTTAGGAGATCCATGCAGGAGAGGTTTGGAGCACTGTGCAGCTGGTATGATGGGGTCCTTGAGATTGGCTGGTTTAAGAAGGTTGCGGGAGGTGTCCCGGATTTGGGACTTGAGTTAGAGATTCCAGAGGATATAAAATGGTAA
- a CDS encoding NAD(P)-dependent oxidoreductase (transcript_id=CADANIAT00002589) has translation MPLATYAVLGATGNTGTALIQNLLSPPSSEMHINAYCRNKPKLLNLLPELNDTKNVTIFEGSITDLSLITACIRNTRAVFLTVTSNDNIPGCRLSQDSVQTVLEALKQIRTAEPNAVVPKLVLLSSATIDPHLSRKMPSWFLPIMKTAASNVYADLIKAEEMLRANESWVTSIFIKPAGLSVDIQRGHKLDFDEQESFISYLDLAAAMLEAANDTDGRYDGRNVSVVNTGGKARFPPGTPKCIIVGLLRHFFPGLHRFLPTTGPS, from the coding sequence ATGCCTCTGGCCACTTACGCCGTTCTGGGCGCAACCGGCAATACTGGCACGGCTCTGATCCAGAATCTGCTCTCGCCACCATCTTCAGAAATGCACATAAACGCCTACTGTCGAAACAAGCCCAAACTCTTAAACCTCTTGCCCGAACTCAACGACACGAAAAATGTGACTATCTTTGAAGGCTCCATCACCGACTTATCCCTCATCACCGCATGCATACGCAACACACGTGCGGTCTTCTTGACCGTCACTTCAAACGACAATATTCCCGGTTGCCGACTGAGTCAGGACTCGGTGCAGACGGTTCTCGAGGCACTCAAGCAGATTCGTACAGCGGAACCGAATGCAGTTGTGCCGAAACTggtccttctctcctccgcgACGATAGATCCGCACCTAAGCCGCAAAATGCCCTCGTGGTTCTTACCGATTATGAAAACAGCTGCGAGTAACGTCTACGCCGACCTGatcaaggcagaggagatgctGCGAGCGAACGAGTCCTGGGTCACAAGCATTTTCATCAAGCCTGCCGGCTTGAGCGTCGACATTCAGCGTGGTCACAAACTCGACTTTGACGAGCAGGAGTCGTTCATCTCGTACCTGGATCTGGCGGCTGCCATGCTTGAGGCGGCAAATGATACAGATGGGAGGTATGATGGGAGGAACGTCTCTGTGGTTAATACGGGGGGCAAGGCGAGGTTCCCGCCTGGAACTCCGAAATGTATCATTGTTGGCTTGCTCAGGCATTTCTTCCCGGGGTTGCATCGATTTCTGCCAACAACGGGGCCTTCCTAA
- the tpcI gene encoding questin oxygenase tpcI (transcript_id=CADANIAT00002588), which yields MSSSINILSTKLGQNIYAQTPPSQTLTLTNHLLQKNHDTLHIFFRNLNGHNHLVHNLLTRLVLGATPEQLQTAYDDDLPTQRAMPPLVPSIVERLSDNSYFESQITQIDQYTNFLRFFEAEIDRRDSWKDVVIEYVFSRSPIAEKILPLMYDGAFHSIIHLGLGVEFEQPGIIAEALAQAAAHDSFGTDYFFLTAEKRAAGRNEEGETLVNLLQKIRDTPKLVEAGRVQGLIGTMKMRKSILVNAADEIIDIASRFKVTEETLARKTAEMLNLCAYLAGASQRTKDGYEPKIDFFFMHCVTSSIFFSILGRQDWISMRDRVRLVEWKGRLDLMWYALCGVPELDFEFVRTYRGERTGTMSWKELFAIVNEQHDDGHVAKFVRALKNGQEVCGQFEDGEEFMVKGDMWLRIARMAYETTIETNMQNRWVVMAGMDGAWKDFKVQSSD from the coding sequence ATGTCCTCTTCGATCAATATTCTCTCAACCAAACTCGGCCAGAACATCTACGCCCAAACTCCCCCCTCCCAGACTCTCACTCTGACAAATCACCTCCTACAAAAGAACCACGACACGCTGCACATCTTTTTCCGCAATCTAAACGGCCACAACCACCTGGTCCATAACCTTCTCACTCGGCTAGTGCTGGGTGCAACCCCAGAGCAACTCCAAACCGCCTACGACGATGACCTCCCTACTCAGCGCGCCATGCCGCCTCTCGTCCCTTCTATCGTGGAAAGGTTATCTGACAACTCCTACTTCGAGTCCCAAATTACACAGATTGACCAGTATACAAACTTCCTACGTTTCTTCGAAGCGGAGATCGACCGACGAGACTCATGGAAGGACGTCGTGATAGAGTACGTCTTCTCGCGCTCGCCCATTGCTGAGAAGATCCTCCCGCTTATGTACGACGGCGCCTTTCACTCAATTATTCATCTCGGGCTTGGAGTCGAGTTCGAACAGCCGGGGATCATCGCTGAGGCATTGGCGCAGGCGGCCGCGCACGACTCTTTTGGGACCGATTACTTTTTCCTCACGGCCGAAAAGCGAGCTGCTGGGCGAAacgaagagggagagactCTCGTGAACCTTTTACAGAAAATCAGGGACACACCCAAACTTGTCGAAGCCGGACGCGTCCAGGGCCTCATTgggacgatgaagatgagaaagtcTATTCTCGTCAATGCAGCTGATGAAATAATAGACATTGCGTCGCGGTTTAAAGTCACCGAGGAAACGCTCGCGAGAAAGACTGCCGAGATGCTAAACCTCTGTGCTTACTTGGCTGGTGCGTCGCAGAGGACGAAGGACGGGTATGAGCCAAAGAttgactttttcttcatgcACTGCGTAACAAGCAGTATCTTCTTCTCTATTCTCGGGCGTCAGGACTGGATTTCCATGCGGGATAGAGTAAGGTTAGTCGAGTGGAAGGGCCGGCTGGATCTGATGTGGTATGCTCTCTGCGGTGTACCCGAGCTTGATTTCGAATTTGTGAGAACCTACAGGGGGGAGAGAACGGGGACTATGTCCTGGAAGGAATTGTTTGCGATTGTTAATGAGCAGCATGATGATGGGCATGTGGCGAAGTTTGTGCGAGCGCTGAAGAACGGGCAGGAGGTTTGCGGGcagtttgaggatggagaggagtTTATGGTCAAGGGGGATATGTGGTTGAGGATTGCGAGGATGGCGTATGAGACGACGATTGAGACGAACATGCAAAATCGGTGGGTGGTTATGGCAGGCATGGACGGGGCTTGGAAGGACTTCAAAGTGCAGTCGTCTGATTGA
- a CDS encoding uncharacterized protein (transcript_id=CADANIAT00002592), protein MSTPNPPATNSTTSEDRLLCLTILGYRKQGMSEEAYRKHMIEHSAPLTKDLMIKYGILRWTVKCPDRSKIHNPTETRELMYEIMDPQMANIADYDCFSQVVFRNFEDYKKIKDDPWYKEHLVGDHENFADTKRSKMTIGWITQFIDRGVVTEGFEGFPGPKNLAGFSQTNSFILHISASSNLSANIKYSLIMASLTTLKNTAIVTGSFLSGAMITLSTITVPVLLETSTHPPQLLHQWVRTYHYGHISLPTISIATAILYFYIAAYQGAREQPWRKAALVGFLTIVMVPFTWIVMSSTNGMLFGLEAGNRDHSQFFEQGANRSGLKGANSSQSHGLGNVSVGIGVEMATLEGVRELLVRWKWMHLVRSLFPLMAAVLGVGICV, encoded by the exons ATGTCCACTCCCAATCCCCCAGCAACAAActccaccacctccgagGATCGTCTCCTCTGCCTCACTATCCTCGGCTACCGCAAACAAGGCATGAGTGAGGAAGCTTACCGCAAACACATGATTGAGCACTCTGCACCGTTGACAAAGGATCTGATGATCAAGTATGGTATTTTGAGATGGACTGTC AAATGTCCTGACAGAAGCAAGATCCACAACCCCACCGAAACGCGCGAACTGATGTACGAGATCATGGACCCGCAAATGGCGAATATTGCCGACTACGACTGCTTTAGCCAAGTGGTATTTCGCAACTTCGAGGACTACAAGAAAATCAAGGATGACCCCTGGTATAAGGAACATCTTGTAGGGGACCATGAGAATTTCGCGGATACGAAGAGAAGCAA GATGACGATCGGCTGGATCACGCAGTTTATTGATCGGGGCGTTGTCACAGAAGGGTTTGAGGGATTTCCAGGCCCGAAGAA CCTAGCAGGGTTCAGTCAAACAAACAGCTTTATTCTGCATATCAGCGCTTCCAGTAATCTTTCTGCCAACATTAAGTACAGCCTAATCATGGCCTCCCTCACAACCCTCAAGAACACCGCCATCGTCACGggctcttttctctctg GAGCAATGATAACTCTCAGCACAATCACGGTCCCTGTTCTCCTCGAGACATCTACCCATCCACCCCAACTCCTGCACCAATGGGTCCGCACCTACCACTACGGGCACATTTCCTTGCCTACGATCTCGATCGCCACGGCTATTCTATACTTCTACATCGCTGCTTATCAGGGGGCAAGGGAGCAGCCGTGGCGCAAAGCTGCTCTTGTCGGGTTTCTGACGATCGTCATGGTTCCATTCACGTGGATTGTGATGAGTTCCACGAACGGGATGCTCTTtgggctggaggctgggaaTCGGGACCACAGCCAATTTTTCGAGCAGGGTGCCAACCGAAGTGGCTTGAAAGGTGCGAATTCAAGTCAGAGTCATGGCCTTGGTAATGTTAGTGTCGGAATTGGTGTTGAGATGGCTACTTTGGAAGGGGTCAGGGAGCTCCTGGTGCGTTGGAAATGGATGCACCTGGTCAGGAGTTTATTTCCACTGATGGCGGCAGTGCTGGGGGTGGGAATCTGTGTTTGA